From Saprospiraceae bacterium, one genomic window encodes:
- a CDS encoding gliding motility-associated C-terminal domain-containing protein translates to MIHRIFGLPSLFILISFYLNAQCPEITSTIITPDCLPSCELCEADLLTIRLTGLDLPNGGKIEYYFSEQTGFNPYINQGSLFGTANISTPGGNCRICPELLGFMIDACGSEAQNEFIILWTGSGFNTSSFAFDFDANNNFGAGNGDIGSTCAIAPGPAGMVSCMATSVGGGYNLPGNAIWIIFTSSSPTYPYDFSAVCGLGLKVFVSKNSCNRSIGAFSNFTSNGIRTQSMTINGCACGATVSYDTDDPALIGEGDAWAGGITNGGCAATISGPGSYDPAISTIDPFTFTIPKSWCGKTYEIVGIVNPKPDPMCCPEIFTERFEISVKCPSGRPISKEICEEENGRGTFILEDYEQDVLNPGGQGTIEWYRNANGTGPIQSPFTSSSTTIFARVVEGSCKSDPIPVRLTVNPLPFARPTSMQLCEEKLAGASFRLSDIISTITGNNPLLKVKFFSDPDLNTEIQSPYFSSATSIYAITLNDKCASKPVEIQLIVYPLPPAKSVGDTLCDLGDGTGIFRLKKLDTVITGGVQVDSILYYYDSLTTQPIKDSLRTSGQMIWVVIYQNPCKSNAIPISLFVRKSQNIPPMDFSQCDDGMGQSTFDLKNVIDSLKKNDPGLEVKFYSDKLLTNPLQPPIQISGSDTIYAQTIAKDCFSESVEIRLKSLPLPKANSVSISICGDVNGESFFDPQSLMDQITMGMPHQIEFYSDSLLNNRITGEILTKSHIFYALVDDGTCKSLPALISVEVIPAPEFENKSDTSVCQYYLIPPLKGRNLSSNASMYLDAVGSGTKLQSGDSLFTSSWIYLIDSTKKCITLDSFYVEIELRNSAGSDTKINICEGSQIDLSQYVPARSTGRYYNLSSMEWLPDSLFSAMGLSGQIIEVLFITNFGKVCGPDTAILEIEVKTKLTVGPDSLSAICNNNLSIDLRQTFGAIDPAGKFFDLSQTGALNGYLWDTQVSGHGRFPIMYWIDPANHCISDTAIFTLLIRPTPAIDRLADLVGCNQVILPPITGKYIQHSVGYYNNPNGSGSFYNPGDTIRQSTPLYIYAADSSGSCSDFQMIQVRVSSNAQMDLIKKDLCPDEFFIIGQNRYDRSRPSGQDTIHALNPNECDTLVNVQLEFLQEAKGNYMAQLCDNDFIIVQGKRYDKFNPKGIEILPSASYQMCDSMVELNLNFHPLSFYQYNPILCSDDSLLIHGQIYHKNNLTGFDTLKGMSYLGCDSVVQITVRLIDHAIFTYRDSLCFGETLQINGRTFDQNNPTAFEILKGASHSFCDSIVDIQIYFLPEARGKLVASYCENDEIRINNTIYNSSHPAGTEYFKGSAIMGCDSILEIDLSFDQTVSHLYQKEICRGDSVLIGRKYYSAKNPMGSDTLKNASHTGCDSVLQIEIIVNEPGHSVYQDLFCKDQFIWINGMKFDIDHPTGQAVLPGSNQFGCDSIIDVNLEFIDLQVTHPIEYTILAREKIPLSYTSNFVPVRIEWTPANGLSCTDCPNPDANPIENTNYTLKLVDENGCEHISSLAIVVRTKYEIYIPNAFSPNQDLVNDHFKIYHAPPGSLLKSMQIYDRWGARIFHEGNVSVESMVGWDGRFKGNPVNPGVYVFQILYQVPGQEEQRLTGEITLIR, encoded by the coding sequence GTGATCCATCGAATTTTCGGACTTCCTTCATTATTCATTCTTATCTCTTTTTATTTGAATGCGCAATGCCCGGAAATCACCTCTACTATCATTACACCAGATTGTTTGCCATCCTGTGAATTGTGTGAAGCTGATTTACTTACCATCAGACTTACCGGTTTGGATTTACCCAACGGAGGAAAAATAGAATATTATTTTAGCGAACAGACAGGATTTAATCCTTATATTAACCAGGGCAGTCTTTTTGGAACTGCCAATATTTCCACGCCGGGAGGAAACTGTAGAATTTGTCCGGAGCTGCTTGGATTTATGATAGACGCTTGCGGATCCGAAGCACAAAATGAGTTTATCATCCTATGGACGGGAAGTGGTTTTAATACCAGTTCGTTTGCATTTGATTTTGATGCCAACAACAATTTTGGAGCTGGCAATGGAGACATTGGATCTACCTGTGCCATTGCCCCAGGTCCTGCCGGCATGGTAAGTTGTATGGCCACTTCAGTGGGTGGGGGTTACAATTTACCAGGCAATGCGATATGGATTATATTTACCAGTAGCAGTCCCACTTACCCTTATGATTTTTCCGCAGTTTGTGGATTGGGACTTAAAGTTTTTGTAAGCAAGAATTCCTGCAACAGATCCATCGGCGCATTTTCCAATTTTACATCCAATGGCATCAGAACGCAATCCATGACAATTAATGGTTGTGCGTGTGGAGCCACCGTCAGTTATGATACCGATGACCCCGCTCTCATTGGTGAAGGAGATGCCTGGGCTGGAGGTATTACAAACGGAGGATGTGCTGCGACCATCTCTGGTCCCGGAAGTTACGATCCGGCAATAAGTACCATTGATCCTTTTACATTTACCATCCCAAAATCATGGTGTGGCAAGACCTATGAAATCGTTGGCATTGTGAATCCAAAACCCGATCCGATGTGTTGTCCGGAAATTTTCACGGAGAGATTTGAAATCAGCGTGAAGTGTCCTTCTGGAAGACCCATCAGTAAGGAAATTTGTGAAGAGGAAAATGGAAGAGGTACTTTCATTTTAGAAGATTATGAACAAGATGTATTGAATCCAGGCGGTCAGGGCACCATTGAATGGTACCGGAATGCCAATGGCACTGGTCCTATCCAATCACCTTTTACAAGTAGCTCCACCACTATTTTTGCAAGAGTCGTAGAAGGAAGTTGCAAATCAGATCCCATACCCGTTAGGCTCACTGTAAATCCTCTGCCATTTGCGCGTCCCACCAGCATGCAGTTGTGCGAAGAAAAATTAGCTGGCGCCAGCTTTAGATTGTCGGATATCATCAGTACCATAACTGGCAATAACCCATTGCTCAAGGTCAAATTTTTTTCGGACCCGGATTTGAATACAGAAATTCAATCGCCGTATTTCAGTTCTGCCACGAGCATTTATGCCATTACCCTCAATGACAAATGCGCATCCAAGCCGGTTGAAATACAACTGATCGTTTATCCATTACCTCCTGCAAAATCAGTGGGTGATACGCTCTGCGATCTGGGCGATGGCACCGGAATTTTCCGTTTGAAAAAATTGGATACCGTCATCACCGGTGGTGTTCAGGTGGATAGCATCCTTTATTATTACGACAGTTTGACCACTCAGCCGATTAAAGACAGTTTGAGAACTTCGGGACAAATGATATGGGTCGTCATTTATCAAAATCCATGCAAGTCCAATGCCATTCCAATCAGTCTATTTGTGCGAAAGAGTCAAAACATCCCTCCCATGGATTTTTCACAATGCGATGATGGAATGGGTCAATCCACTTTTGATTTGAAAAATGTAATCGATTCATTGAAGAAAAATGACCCTGGATTAGAAGTGAAATTTTATTCGGACAAACTATTGACCAATCCCCTTCAACCACCCATTCAAATCAGTGGCAGTGATACCATCTATGCTCAAACAATCGCCAAAGATTGTTTTTCAGAATCAGTAGAAATTAGATTAAAGTCTCTTCCGCTTCCCAAGGCTAATTCTGTTTCCATTTCAATTTGCGGAGATGTCAATGGCGAATCCTTTTTTGACCCGCAATCGCTGATGGACCAAATCACCATGGGAATGCCTCACCAGATTGAATTTTATTCTGACAGTTTGCTAAACAATAGAATTACGGGAGAAATTCTTACAAAATCTCATATTTTTTATGCGCTGGTCGATGATGGAACCTGCAAGTCCTTGCCCGCATTAATTTCTGTGGAAGTGATTCCTGCTCCGGAATTTGAAAACAAATCAGACACGAGCGTCTGTCAATATTATTTGATACCTCCATTGAAAGGCCGCAATCTTTCTTCAAATGCCTCGATGTACCTGGACGCAGTGGGATCAGGTACAAAGCTTCAAAGCGGAGACAGCTTATTCACATCAAGTTGGATCTATCTGATTGACTCGACAAAAAAATGCATTACATTGGACAGTTTCTATGTAGAGATTGAATTAAGAAATTCCGCAGGATCCGATACAAAAATCAACATTTGTGAAGGATCCCAAATTGATCTAAGCCAATATGTCCCAGCCCGGTCAACAGGTCGCTATTATAATTTATCCAGCATGGAGTGGTTGCCCGATAGTCTTTTCTCTGCCATGGGTCTTTCTGGACAGATTATTGAGGTATTATTTATCACAAACTTCGGAAAGGTATGTGGACCAGACACAGCGATTTTGGAAATTGAAGTCAAAACCAAACTGACGGTAGGTCCCGATAGTCTTTCGGCAATCTGCAATAATAATCTATCGATTGATCTAAGACAAACATTTGGAGCCATTGATCCCGCGGGAAAATTTTTTGACTTAAGTCAAACGGGTGCCTTAAATGGTTATCTCTGGGATACTCAGGTTTCCGGCCATGGTCGTTTTCCGATCATGTATTGGATTGATCCGGCCAACCATTGCATCAGTGATACAGCAATCTTTACTTTACTTATCAGACCAACTCCAGCCATTGATCGCTTAGCAGATCTGGTCGGTTGTAATCAGGTAATCCTTCCTCCAATTACAGGTAAATACATCCAGCATTCGGTTGGGTATTACAACAATCCCAATGGTTCAGGTTCATTTTATAATCCAGGCGACACCATCCGGCAATCTACACCTTTATATATATATGCAGCAGACAGTTCAGGAAGCTGTTCAGATTTTCAAATGATCCAGGTAAGGGTAAGCAGCAATGCCCAAATGGACTTGATAAAAAAAGACCTCTGTCCGGATGAATTTTTTATAATCGGGCAAAACCGCTATGACCGCTCGCGTCCATCCGGCCAGGATACCATACATGCGTTGAATCCAAATGAATGCGATACCCTGGTCAATGTGCAACTGGAATTTTTGCAGGAAGCAAAAGGAAATTATATGGCCCAACTTTGCGACAATGATTTTATTATAGTGCAAGGTAAGCGCTATGACAAATTCAATCCAAAGGGTATCGAAATTCTTCCTTCTGCCTCTTATCAAATGTGTGACAGCATGGTCGAGCTTAATTTGAATTTTCATCCCTTGTCATTTTACCAATACAATCCCATTTTATGCAGTGATGATAGTCTCCTGATCCATGGACAAATTTATCACAAAAATAATTTGACCGGATTTGACACCTTAAAGGGGATGAGTTATTTAGGATGTGATTCTGTGGTGCAAATTACGGTGCGCTTAATAGACCATGCCATTTTCACCTATCGGGATAGCCTGTGTTTTGGAGAAACTTTGCAAATCAACGGCCGAACATTTGATCAAAACAATCCCACGGCATTTGAGATTCTGAAGGGGGCATCTCATTCATTTTGCGACAGCATCGTAGATATTCAAATCTATTTTTTGCCAGAAGCCAGAGGAAAACTTGTGGCCAGCTATTGTGAAAACGATGAGATTCGCATCAACAATACGATCTACAATTCCTCCCATCCTGCAGGAACTGAATATTTCAAAGGCAGTGCTATCATGGGCTGTGATTCCATACTTGAGATTGATTTGAGTTTTGACCAAACTGTGAGCCATTTGTACCAAAAAGAAATCTGCCGGGGTGACAGTGTATTGATTGGAAGAAAATACTACTCAGCCAAAAACCCCATGGGTTCGGATACTTTAAAGAATGCTTCCCACACCGGCTGCGACAGCGTCCTGCAAATTGAAATTATTGTCAATGAGCCAGGGCACTCTGTTTATCAGGATTTATTTTGCAAGGATCAATTTATCTGGATCAACGGAATGAAATTTGATATCGACCATCCCACGGGGCAAGCTGTCCTCCCTGGCTCGAATCAATTTGGCTGCGACTCCATCATTGATGTGAACTTAGAATTTATAGATCTTCAAGTGACTCATCCCATTGAATACACCATTCTTGCCAGAGAAAAAATACCATTAAGCTATACATCAAATTTTGTTCCCGTCCGCATTGAATGGACGCCAGCCAATGGTTTGAGCTGTACCGATTGTCCCAACCCGGATGCAAACCCAATTGAAAATACCAATTATACACTCAAACTAGTGGATGAAAATGGCTGCGAACATATCAGCAGCTTGGCAATTGTGGTACGGACCAAGTATGAAATTTATATTCCAAATGCTTTTTCTCCCAACCAGGATTTGGTCAATGACCACTTTAAAATCTACCATGCGCCTCCCGGCAGCTTGTTGAAATCCATGCAAATTTATGATCGCTGGGGAGCAAGAATTTTTCATGAGGGCAATGTCAGCGTCGAAAGCATGGTGGGTTGGGATGGCCGATTTAAGGGGAATCCTGTTAATCCGGGTGTCTATGTTTTCCAAATATTGTATCAAGTACCGGGTCAAGAAGAGCAGCGTTTGACAGGCGAAATCACCCTCATCCGTTAG
- a CDS encoding GWxTD domain-containing protein translates to MKNRLFLTGLLLLIFLKYTLAIHADVQTFGYYSEGKNYLEICLYIPTEDLKRHYAADSSFNHQVQATLVLKSKEAIQMADKVNLQNKFSNHSAPMLFNLRWEINPGDYELEVILTDLLDIHQEISLIKFVHVEAPPSNPFISDIQLLSTIKSSEDSLHSMVKYGFYYEPLPYSISVPTQYILPYFIETYQTNLLPEKHYYLENELFLLDTFGKSQLIDKWIKRRETKSIDYIVQNKDISHLPSGKYILKASIKDKAQNTYFSTGVEFYRMNPFWDRIHKVQYENSLDERFFQQLSDDSIHIAIKALYTLISTPHQAVADDLINQKKLDGKRMFVYRYWKDSHGANAIEKFQQHMELVNEANRMFYSGFGYGFESDRGRIYLKYGKPIEIFREEIDAGAYPYEIWKYDKIQKTGQNNVKFLFYNLDMGGQNYRLLHSTAYGELSNPKWELELYRKVKDEYEGENPLDAKGVQRAFSRRARDFFNE, encoded by the coding sequence ATGAAAAACCGACTTTTTTTGACCGGACTTCTTCTACTGATATTCTTAAAATATACCCTTGCCATTCATGCTGATGTACAAACTTTTGGCTACTACTCCGAAGGTAAAAACTATTTGGAAATCTGCCTTTACATTCCAACAGAGGATTTAAAACGCCATTACGCAGCAGACAGCAGCTTTAACCACCAGGTGCAGGCCACCCTTGTATTGAAATCAAAGGAAGCCATTCAAATGGCTGATAAAGTAAACCTGCAAAATAAATTTTCAAATCATTCTGCTCCAATGTTGTTTAATCTAAGATGGGAAATAAATCCCGGAGATTACGAATTGGAAGTTATCCTGACTGACCTGCTGGATATCCATCAGGAAATATCCTTGATCAAATTCGTGCATGTGGAAGCTCCTCCTTCGAATCCATTTATATCTGACATCCAACTGCTGTCCACCATAAAGTCCAGTGAAGATAGCCTTCATTCTATGGTCAAATATGGATTTTATTATGAACCGCTTCCCTATTCAATATCGGTCCCTACGCAATACATTTTACCTTATTTCATCGAAACATATCAAACGAATCTGCTTCCAGAAAAACACTATTATCTGGAAAACGAATTGTTCCTGCTCGACACTTTTGGAAAAAGTCAGTTAATAGACAAATGGATCAAACGAAGAGAAACCAAGTCCATTGACTATATTGTTCAAAATAAAGACATCAGCCACCTTCCTTCCGGGAAATATATTTTAAAAGCGAGCATCAAAGATAAAGCTCAAAATACATACTTCAGTACAGGAGTAGAGTTTTATCGGATGAATCCATTTTGGGATAGGATTCACAAAGTACAATACGAAAACTCTTTGGATGAACGATTTTTCCAACAGCTGAGCGATGACAGCATTCACATTGCCATCAAAGCACTTTATACACTGATTTCTACCCCACATCAGGCTGTTGCAGATGATTTGATCAATCAGAAAAAATTGGATGGCAAGCGTATGTTTGTTTATAGATATTGGAAAGACAGCCATGGTGCGAATGCGATTGAAAAATTTCAGCAACACATGGAATTGGTAAATGAAGCCAACAGGATGTTTTATTCCGGCTTTGGATATGGATTTGAATCAGATCGCGGCAGAATCTATTTAAAATATGGAAAGCCAATAGAAATTTTCAGAGAAGAGATTGATGCCGGAGCCTATCCATATGAGATATGGAAGTACGACAAAATTCAAAAAACCGGACAGAACAATGTGAAATTTTTATTTTACAATCTGGACATGGGAGGACAGAATTACAGATTGCTTCACAGTACTGCCTATGGTGAGTTGTCCAATCCCAAATGGGAGTTGGAGCTGTACCGCAAAGTAAAAGACGAATACGAAGGAGAAAATCCTTTGGATGCAAAAGGTGTGCAAAGGGCATTCTCCCGCAGAGCCAGAGACTTTTTCAACGAATAA
- a CDS encoding SDR family NAD(P)-dependent oxidoreductase yields MKNENAFIFITGASSGIGRELIHWFSAEFKLIVTVRKEQQKSEIINNYPDVIVVIMDFEQEQSLVNGFDEVRKILNGKSLFALINNAGIAVPGPIAFLTPEAWMRQFKVNFFAAVSCIRELFPYLIKNTMGPRIINVGSVSGHFASPFLGAYSSSKFALRGLTDSLRRECDLLGIKVVLIEPGPTQTPIWQKNLGVGKQFADTVFGAWMEKADQVIHNTEANAMPLEKLKTVFQKALQSAQPKSRYLVHKHPVLFRIFVYFVPAKWADFLVKRQFLKKQNKFRPI; encoded by the coding sequence ATGAAAAATGAAAATGCTTTTATTTTTATAACAGGAGCTAGTTCAGGAATTGGTCGCGAGCTGATTCATTGGTTCTCAGCAGAGTTCAAGCTAATCGTTACAGTCAGAAAAGAGCAACAGAAATCAGAAATAATTAACAATTATCCTGATGTTATAGTGGTCATCATGGATTTTGAGCAGGAACAATCTTTGGTGAATGGCTTTGATGAAGTAAGGAAGATTCTGAATGGAAAGTCGCTGTTTGCCTTGATCAACAATGCGGGAATTGCTGTCCCCGGGCCCATTGCATTTTTGACTCCGGAAGCTTGGATGCGACAGTTTAAGGTCAATTTTTTTGCTGCAGTTTCATGCATTCGCGAATTGTTTCCTTATCTGATAAAAAATACGATGGGTCCCAGGATTATAAATGTTGGTTCCGTGTCGGGTCATTTTGCATCCCCATTTTTAGGGGCCTATTCCTCTTCAAAATTTGCTTTAAGAGGTTTGACAGATAGTTTGAGGAGAGAGTGTGACTTGTTGGGTATCAAAGTTGTTTTGATCGAACCGGGACCTACCCAAACACCCATCTGGCAAAAGAACCTCGGTGTAGGCAAGCAGTTTGCCGATACAGTTTTTGGGGCATGGATGGAGAAAGCTGACCAGGTGATTCACAACACCGAGGCCAATGCAATGCCGCTTGAAAAATTAAAGACAGTTTTTCAAAAAGCCCTGCAATCAGCGCAACCAAAATCCCGTTATCTTGTGCACAAACATCCTGTTTTGTTCAGGATATTCGTTTACTTTGTGCCTGCAAAATGGGCAGATTTTCTTGTCAAGCGACAATTTTTAAAGAAACAGAATAAATTCCGGCCGATATGA
- a CDS encoding M1 family metallopeptidase: MIFHSILRLFFIIGIFTPAVIYSQPFTLADSLRGAIRKEREYDVKHYDLRVKLDVDKKYISGSNEITMVAGTDLTEIQIDLFDNMKITRISKDKKELKYLRMHNAVFVVCPLKKNESTKVKIEFEGQPIIAKKAPWDGGFVWSQDSQGNPWVAIACEGIGASLWWPNKDHLSDEPDSMDIRITVPKSLKAISNGALQSIEPSGKWHSFHWKVSYPINNYNVTLYAGNYISYQEQHQFKSGEKLVLNYHVLDGHQDLAKKHFAQVPKVLEAFEHFLGPYPFIRDGYALVEAPYAGMEHQSAIAYGNGFQNGYLGRKTPQNFEYDYIILHETGHEYFGNSLSCKDHAEMWIHEGFTTYLENLFVEYHHGKKAGLEYLQEQRKLISNDLPLLGPKEVNFQNLPLDIYYKGAWILQTLRQAINNDTLWFSILREFYQQHKYGFAETEDFIRLVNAKTKKDYTIFFRQYLIHKSIPKLVYQVTQRDQYTQIKYKWECDEPDFDLPVEFIMDGRKIRLDPSMDWKNIEFSKPFSKVEPNTSGILVEEIRKKVQ; this comes from the coding sequence ATGATTTTTCATTCAATATTGAGATTGTTTTTTATCATTGGCATCTTTACACCAGCTGTGATATATTCCCAGCCATTTACCTTAGCAGATAGTCTGAGAGGAGCGATTCGAAAGGAAAGAGAATACGATGTGAAGCACTATGATCTGAGGGTCAAATTGGACGTTGATAAAAAATATATTTCAGGTTCCAATGAAATTACAATGGTGGCAGGAACCGATCTGACAGAGATCCAAATTGATCTGTTTGACAATATGAAAATCACGCGGATCAGTAAAGACAAAAAAGAGTTGAAATATCTGCGCATGCACAACGCTGTTTTTGTCGTTTGTCCGTTGAAAAAAAATGAAAGCACCAAAGTAAAAATAGAGTTTGAAGGCCAGCCAATCATCGCAAAGAAAGCACCCTGGGATGGTGGATTTGTATGGTCACAAGACAGCCAGGGAAATCCATGGGTAGCGATCGCCTGTGAAGGAATTGGAGCGAGCCTTTGGTGGCCCAACAAAGATCATTTGTCCGATGAACCCGATTCTATGGACATCCGGATTACGGTTCCAAAATCCTTAAAAGCCATCTCCAATGGTGCACTACAATCCATAGAACCCAGTGGCAAATGGCACAGCTTTCATTGGAAAGTCAGCTATCCGATCAACAACTATAATGTCACACTTTATGCGGGCAATTATATCAGCTATCAAGAACAACACCAATTTAAAAGCGGAGAGAAACTAGTGCTCAATTATCATGTTCTGGATGGACATCAGGATCTTGCGAAAAAGCATTTTGCCCAGGTGCCCAAGGTGTTGGAGGCCTTCGAGCATTTTCTTGGACCTTATCCGTTTATTCGGGACGGATACGCATTGGTGGAAGCGCCATATGCAGGAATGGAACACCAAAGTGCCATCGCTTATGGCAATGGTTTTCAAAACGGATATCTCGGAAGAAAAACACCCCAAAATTTTGAATACGATTATATCATACTCCACGAAACGGGACATGAGTATTTTGGCAATAGCCTTTCCTGCAAAGATCACGCTGAAATGTGGATCCATGAAGGATTCACCACCTATCTTGAAAATCTTTTTGTGGAATACCACCATGGCAAAAAAGCAGGTCTTGAATACCTTCAGGAACAGAGGAAATTGATTAGCAATGACCTTCCTTTGTTAGGCCCTAAAGAGGTAAACTTCCAGAATCTACCCTTAGACATTTATTATAAAGGAGCCTGGATTTTGCAAACCCTGAGACAGGCGATCAACAATGATACTTTGTGGTTTTCCATCCTCCGGGAATTCTACCAACAACACAAATATGGTTTTGCAGAAACCGAAGATTTTATTCGGCTGGTCAATGCCAAAACAAAGAAAGATTATACCATTTTTTTTAGACAGTATTTGATCCACAAGTCCATTCCAAAGCTGGTCTATCAAGTGACACAGCGAGACCAATACACCCAGATCAAATACAAATGGGAGTGCGACGAACCCGATTTTGATTTACCCGTGGAATTTATCATGGACGGTCGGAAAATAAGGCTAGATCCATCCATGGATTGGAAGAATATTGAGTTCAGCAAGCCTTTCTCAAAAGTGGAACCGAACACAAGCGGTATCCTGGTGGAAGAGATTAGAAAGAAAGTGCAATAA
- the rplS gene encoding 50S ribosomal protein L19 — protein MNLIKYVEDQLLNVSNVPEFSAGDTIILSYKIIEGNKERVQDFRGDVINIRGEGKNKSFTIRKVSNGVGVERIIPFSSLNIVEIKVVKKGQVRRAKLFYLRNLSGKKARIKEANTAK, from the coding sequence ATGAATTTAATAAAATACGTTGAAGATCAGTTACTTAACGTCAGCAATGTTCCGGAATTTTCAGCTGGCGATACCATCATCCTCAGTTACAAAATCATTGAAGGAAACAAAGAGCGAGTGCAGGATTTTAGAGGTGATGTGATAAATATTCGTGGAGAAGGCAAAAACAAATCCTTTACGATTCGCAAAGTGTCTAACGGTGTCGGGGTAGAAAGAATTATTCCTTTCTCTTCCCTCAACATTGTTGAAATTAAAGTGGTCAAGAAAGGACAGGTAAGACGCGCCAAGCTTTTCTATCTTAGAAATCTCTCCGGCAAGAAAGCGAGGATTAAAGAAGCCAACACTGCCAAATAA